A stretch of the Uranotaenia lowii strain MFRU-FL chromosome 3, ASM2978415v1, whole genome shotgun sequence genome encodes the following:
- the LOC129757527 gene encoding putative serine protease K12H4.7 codes for MVSKLILVALLATVVVGLPAKQNKVDVLKSPLVNKMMQVFGKPQVPEGYKSINPRTTQHFFRTRVDHFNPQNRDTFEMYYLSNDEFYRPGGPIFIIVGGAWMLEPYFIEHSFLREIAAYENGWLFTNEHRYFGDSVPTEDLSSENLQYLTTEQALVDMAEWIHHLRTNVLRNPSAKVVLFGIGHAGALATWMRQRYPHLVRGAWASSGQLEARLNFKEYAVEVGQLVRDFGNDDCYSQLWRGFRTAENLMDAGFTEVVTNMFRTCEPVDGDDALEVESFFWNLKESIQTIMLVEQNSQYTGFNSTCAWLERNDASTDLQDLADWMEYFYSFYECMPFDFEASTEFARDIDRDDITNYYLGIRQRSYQLCTEFGWFLTADADEQPFGQTVSPYYFHNFCRAVFGDWMTTEVVNDGVFLTNLHFGAQNPSVTNVVFTNGALDPVRDVSITEYYATNSGAIVIDGEFGGSDVLPVTGFDSTEVLEAKNRVHQFIRSWIQEGIIPIEG; via the exons ATGGTGAGCAAACTGATACTGGTGGCCTTGCTGGCGACCGTTGTGGTCGGCCTGCCAGCTAAGCAGAATAAAGTGGACGTGTTGAAAAGCCCACTGGTTAACAAAATGATGCAAGTTTTCGGCAAACCACAAGTTCCGGAAGGATACAAGTCCATCAATCCACGCACCACGCAACACTTCTTCCGCACTCGAGTGGATCACTTCAACCCACAGAACCGGGACACCTTCGAAATGTACTATCTATCCAACGACGAATTCTACCGTCCAGGTGGTCCAATCTTCATCATCGTCGGAGGAGCATGGATGTTGGAACCTTACTTCATTGAACACTCGTTCCTGCGAGAGATCGCTGCCTACGAAAATGGTTGGCTGTTCACCAACGAGCATCGCTACTTCGGAGACAGCGTTCCTACCGA AGATTTGAGCAGCGAAAACCTTCAATACCTCACAACTGAACAGGCGCTCGTAGATATGGCTGAATGGATTCACCATCTGCGTACCAACGTATTGCGCAACCCAAGTGCTAAGGTCGTGTTGTTCGGAATCGGTCATGCCGGAGCACTGGCCACATGGATGCGTCAGAGGTACCCTCATCTGGTTCGAGGAGCTTGGGCTTCCAGTGGTCAGCTCGAAGCTCGTCTCAACTTCAAAGAATACGCCGTCGAAGTCGGACAGCTGGTTCGTGACTTTGGAAATGACGATTGCTACAGCCAGTTGTGGCGTGGATTCCGCACTGCCGAAAATCTTATGGATGCTGGTTTCACGGAAGTTGTTACCAACATGTTTAGAACTTGCGAACCCGTCGATGGTGACGACGCCTTGGAAGTTGAATCTTTCTTCTGGAACCTGAAAGAGTCCATCCAAACGATTATGCTCGTTGAACAAAATAGTCAATACACTGGCTTCAACAGCACCTGTGCTTGGTTGGAACGCAATGATGCTTCTACGGATCTTCAAGATTTGGCCGATTGGATGGAGTATTTCTACTCGTTCTACGAGTGTATGCCGTTCGACTTCGAAGCTAGCACTGAGTTCGCCAGAGACATTGATCGGGATGATATCACCAACTACTATCTGGGCATCCGTCAACGTTCCTATCAACTGTGCACGGAATTCGGCTGGTTCCTGACGGCCGATGCGGATGAGCAACCCTTCGGACAAACCGTTAGCCCGTACTACTTCCATAACTTCTGCCGGGCTGTATTCGGAGATTGGATGACCACCGAGGTCGTCAACGATGGAGTCTTCCTGACCAACCTGCACTTTGGAGCCCAAAACCCGAGCGTGACCAATGTTGTGTTCACCAACGGTGCCCTGGATCCGGTGCGAGATGTTTCCATCACCGAGTACTACGCGACTAATTCTGGTGCCATCGTGATTGACGGTGAGTTCGGAGGTTCGGACGTTTTGCCGGTGACCGGTTTCGATAGTACCGAGGTGCTGGAAGCCAAAAATCgggtacatcagttcatcaggaGCTGGATTCAGGAGGGAATCATCCCGATTGAAGGTTAA
- the LOC129754754 gene encoding uncharacterized protein LOC129754754, which produces MNGLSTLNRLLGKKNKDVSKSTSNLTRSTTNLDSSSQYNKIVPLAAMNNAPFEQTFRITVLLPREQLYVARVGAKTRLAVVLDMICNDKLLDASKFLFRHPTDFHQGFELDLTIGEVGLNEIRLMSKKELEHLQNNEYRLSTSDIFRLHQKNIRESSVSSSDLSRTSRAAMKTTSPYSSTNSLNSMDSSGLSSSSRGGINGSQPHPPVAPTRKKRLAPRPPSQNSIPEKAPLEFSRDDHIFKEPQLPPYSKKNFHVSSPNLFNRGLQAVDSMNNNSIEYQQPNGEEVNLRDHHHQHPETVEEMNNIINTQTSYSTLKNRPTSMYIIREPPTSEKQNQENGENDFQRTSLNGTNSNSMLDIVNHTRTSSNSSEVKDPRDFQESLDHLQQHQPTPRQRLNSNARKSKAPAPPPRSVGTRLTTVDTRTTNTSSNSLTNGGRNHANNNNLVPEPKIVPTPSPRAPLRGATTGSTDSDTLISETDSNFSEERNQDTVNKLNAVNSLHHQQPTTPPISSVPSQNVSKVMLNVDQSSPEPTSAPASLVQQDTEPKSANGASTVSIKIVNDANKTPVEPQLNNSFKPSTPIVSKVHIVPEVGSRKTNETEPDRRPSNGGHSSDEDIKIYNIESGTERRIHEKKDQVRSPSPAEDEQWTYTLPAPPKFADSSIKSGEYDEKQRIFDLQSTFVDNTTIVTDQMTFISDETEAIRPVLREKVLMDESLVVLEENGKNCPSPTVTLNESDLGTGSSPSVTPTGGEILITSDMEDGYRGGSDLRESMIQTLEKRREKLKENELQELKEAIESGVKPIKETNGNLTKNESNVINSAKTNEEILIQDNAVVIKRTSITSINRSQSVLEPAGQRRFSNENRKSSEVINELAAVIRDDSSLRGVLSGSRKQQDQQEEIPGVGPNSLSNFKISTYSNGFSGENKENILEKAVRTEKSTDTVPPKPPQDEEEAVIIRRKISVDSIQAIRSGQLLSSDEEESLAANNQQQQMVNGGAIRNGSAALVGAGPVKRRSLTTVLNRTPGRINRSDSFHSTRSDYIQALASPAGGGGVPRENGMRLTPRSTSYISLIGAQRFENRFGAGSRRKSTSEVSICDSPSLQSLEVIKNILNTSRSNLVANEAEEEREVLPMAAIKRNSFTDISTLVQFKNEVARSGVLRRESVVDTKIEEVEVRKEIEEEKENVQDSKKEYLKKNSFTENSIISNKVETQLMTDMSQESKSDDEKLQNKQFSSVVTKNPQTTVVSITTTSTTVTSSGVSVTVNAQDSIENDKKWKYQGPPTINLSTWSERPKIDVTIKSDRDYRFGGSSTLPRGYRNVNNTTKISLNATPATVDEREDGVDRPDCAREHVPLRRSEVEIQKLPLEINRTEPVTVNNDDRLPIVRAVEYKKNVVPPTVAPKPLEKPYFYDTFSRNPGTPANTTATINRLSMGYQKFQPVVRGFKSIDEPSAPRPVSMIESTNISTTILKPAPPKAPEKPEQTNSNPGFPFGQNTLRRTGLKDKILSPEPQPEPKISAIQEPPIVALKAKNNTTASIPPPPPPKLTTPVVRGAIVKKQLPPAAQTVDPRSALLDAIRGFNKSKLRKDPSIEEQPSH; this is translated from the exons ATGAACGGCCTGTCTACGCTGAACCGATTGCTGGGCAAAAAGAATAAAgatg TTTCCAAATCTACGTCCAACCTTACCCGGTCCACGACCAACCTGGACAGCTCTAGTCAGTACAACAAGATCGTGCCGCTGGCCGCCATGAATAATGCCCCGTTCGAGCAGACGTTCCGGATAACGGTGCTCTTGCCCCGGGAACAGCTGTACGTGGCTCGAGTCGGTGCTAAAACTCGCCTGGCGGTAGTGCTGGATATGATCTGCAACGATAAATTGCTGGACGCATCGAAATTCCTGTTCCGCCATCCAACGGACTTCCATCAGGGGTTCGAGCTGGATCTTACTATAGGAGAAGTTGGATTAAATGAGATTCGATTGATGTCCAAGAAGGAGCTTGAACATCTGCAAAACAATGAGTATCGGCTAAGCACTAGCGACATCTTCCGGCTGCACCAGAAGAACATCCGTGAAAGCTCGGTTTCTTCTTCGGATCTAAGCAGAACTTCGCGCGCGGCGATGAAAACTACTAGTCCCTATAGTTCAACAAATTCGCTCAACTCGATGGATTCATCAGGGCTGAGTTCAAGCTCCCGTGGAGGAATCAACGGCAGTCAGCCACATCCTCCGGTGGCTCCAACCCGGAAAAAACGTCTAGCTCCACGACCTCCGAGTCAAAACTCTATACCCGAGAAGGCACCCCTGGAGTTCAGCAGAGATGATCACATCTTCAAGGAACCGCAGTTGCCACCTTACTCTAAGAAGAACTTCCATGTATCGTCCCCAAATCTGTTCAATCGGGGCCTACAAGCCGTAGACTCGATGAACAACAATAGCATTGAGTACCAACAGCCCAATGGCGAAGAAGTCAACCTCCGGGATCACCACCACCAACATCCGGAAACCGTCGAAGAGATGAACAACATCATCAATACCCAAACGTCGTACAGTACCCTCAAGAACCGGCCCACCTCGATGTACATCATCCGGGAACCACCCACTTCCGAGAAACAGAACCAAGAAAACGGCGAAAACGACTTTCAGCGGACCTCCCTGAATGGAACCAACAGCAACAGTATGCTGGACATTGTCAATCACACCCGCACATCCTCCAACTCGTCCGAGGTGAAAGACCCGCGAGACTTCCAGGAAAGCTTGGACCATCTCCAGCAGCATCAACCGACCCCTCGTCAACGGCTTAACTCGAATG CTAGGAAATCCAAAGCTCCGGCCCCGCCTCCGAGGAGTGTCGGAACGAGGTTAACCACAGTCGATACCCGAACCACCAATACCAGCAGCAATAGTTTGACTAATGGTGGACGCAATCATGCTAACAATAATAACCTGGTCCCGGAACCAAAGATTGTACCGACACCATCGCCGAGGGCACCGCTGCGAGGGGCCACAACCGGAAGCACCGACAGCGATACGCTGATTTCGGAAACCGACTCCAACTTCAGCGAGGAACGGAACCAAG aTACGGTGAATAAGCTAAATGCGGTTAACAGCCTTCATCATCAGCAGCCGACCACCCCACCGATATCATCGGTTCCGTCCCAAAACGTATCCAAAGTAATGCTAAACGTAGATCAGTCGTCCCCGGAACCGACAAGTGCCCCTGCCAGTTTGGTTCAGCAAGATACGGAACCCAAATCGGCCAATGGCGCTTCAACGGTTTCCATCAAGATCGTTAACGACGCTAACAAAACGCCGGTGGAACCACAGCTAAATAACAGCTTCAAACCATCGACTCCAATCGTATCCAAAGTGCACATTGTGCCGGAAGTTGGTAGCAGAAAAACCAACGAAACGGAACCCGACCGGAGACCTTCAAACGGGGGACACAGCTCGGACGAagatatcaaaatttataacattgaaTCCGGAACGGAGCGACGGATTCATGAGAAGAAAGACCAAGTCCGGTCTCCATCGCCGGCGGAAGACGAACAGTGGACCTATACCCTACCGGCTCCACCTAAATTTGCCGATTCGTCCATCAAGTCCGGAGAGTACGACGAAAAGCAGCGCATTTTCGATTTGCAGTCAACCTTTGTGGACAACACCACGATCGTTACTGATCAAATGACGTTTATTTCGGATGAAACGGAAGCCATCCGCCCTGTTCTCCGAGAGAAGGTGCTGATGGATGAAAGCCTCGTGGTCCTAGAGGAAAACGGCAAAAACTGTCCCTCCCCAACAGTGACTTTGAACGAGAGCGATCTTGGCACCGGAAGCAGTCCCAGCGTCACTCCCACCGGAGGAGAAATTTTGATCACATCAGACATGGAAGACGGCTATCGTGGAGGAAGTGACCTACGCGAGTCGATGATTCAAACCCTCGAGAAACggagagaaaaattaaaagaaaacgaACTTCAAGAACTGAAGGAAGCCATCGAGAGTGGCGTAAAACCGATAAAGGAAACGAACGGAAACCTTACAAAAAATGAAAGCAATGTTATCAATAGTGCCAAAACGAACGAAGAAATCCTCATCCAGGACAATGCGGTGGTCATCAAGAGGACCAGCATTACCAGCATCAACCGGTCTCAATCGGTACTGGAACCGGCCGGCCAGCGAAGGTTCTCCAACGAGAACCGAAAATCTAGTGAGGTGATCAACGAGCTGGCCGCGGTGATTCGAGACGATAGCTCGCTACGGGGGGTGCTGAGTGGATCCCGAAAACAACAGGATCAACAGGAGGAAATTCCCGGGGTGGGACCGAATagtttgagtaattttaaaatcagtaccTATAGTAATGGGTTTTCGGGCGAGAATAAGGAAAATATTTTGGAGAAGGCTGTACGGACAGAAAAATCGACGGATACG GTGCCTCCGAAACCACCCCAGGACGAAGAGGAAGCGGTCATCATCCGCCGAAAGATATCGGTCGATTCCATCCAGGCCATCCGCAGTGGGCAGCTGCTGAGCAGCGATGAAGAAGAGTCTCTAGCGGCCAACAACCAACAGCAGCAGATGGTCAATGGTGGTGCGATTCGTAATGGATCGGCCGCCCTCGTTGGAGCAGGCCCGGTCAAACGTCGCAGCCTGACTACGGTGCTGAACCGCACTCCCGGTCGAATCAACCGGTCGGATTCGTTCCATTCGACTCGGTCGGACTACATTCAGGCGCTGGCTAGTCCAGCCGGGGGAGGCGGAGTTCCCAGGGAAAATGGGATGCGATTGACTCCGCGGAGTACATCCTATATTTCGTTGATTGGAGCGCAGAGGTTTGAAAATCGATTTGGAGCTGGCTCTAGGCGGAAGTCGACTAGCGAGGTGAGCATCTGTGATTCGCCGTCGCTGCAAAGTTTGGAGGTGATTAAGAATATTCTGAATACATCGCGGAGTAATTTGGTGGCGAATGAAGCTGAGGAGGAACGAGAAGTTTTACCTATGGCGGCCATAAAGAGGAACAGCTTTACGGATATCTCAACTTTGGTACAGTTCAAGAATGAGGTAGCTAGGAGCGGTGTATTGAGAAGGGAAAGCGTAGTCGATACGAAGATTGAGGAAGTTGAAGTTAGAAAAGAGATTGAAGAGGAGAAAGAGAATGTGCAGGATTCAAAGAAagaatatttgaagaaaaatagttTTACGGAAAATAGTATAATCAGTAATAAGGTTGAAACTCAGCTGATGACGGATATGTCTCAGGAATCAAAAAGTGACGACGAGAAGCTGCAAAACAAGCAATTTTCGTCTGTTGTCACTAAGAATCCACAAACGACGGTTGTAAGTATAACTACTACAAGCACGACTGTGACCAGCAGTGGAGTTAGTGTTACAGTGAATGCTCAAGATAgcattgaaaatgataagaagtGGAAGTACCAAGGTCCTCCGACCATCAATCTATCCACTTGGAGTGAACGTCCCAAAATTGACGTGACCATTAAGTCGGATCGGGATTATCGATTCGGAGGAAGCTCTACGCTTCCTCGAGGCTACAGAAACGTCAACAATACCACAAAAATAAGCTTGAACGCAACACCCGCTACTGTTGATGAAAGGGAAGACGGCGTTGATCGTCCAGATTGCGCCCGAGAACACGTGCCATTGAGACGGAGTGAAGTAGAAATCCAAAAACTTCCCTTAGAAATTAACAGGACTGAACCTGTTACGGTCAACAACGACGATCGTCTACCCATTGTAAGGGCTGTTGAATACAAAAAGAACGTCGTACCACCTACTGTTGCACCGAAACCCCTGGAGAAACCATACTTCTACGATACCTTCTCACGGAATCCAGGGACGCCAGCAAACACAACAGCTACCATTAATCGACTTAGTATGGGTTATCAAAAATTCCAACCCGTGGTTCGTGGATTCAAATCAATAGATGAACCTTCAGCTCCACGACCTGTATCAATGATCGAATCTACCAATATTTCAACGACCATTTTAAAACCCGCGCCTCCAAAGGCACCAGAAAAGCCAGAACAAACCAACTCCAACCCGGGATTCCCATTCGGTCAGAACACGCTTAGGCGAACTGGCTTAAAAGATAAAATCCTCTCTCCGGAGCCACAACCGGAACCAAAAATATCTGCTATTCAAGAACCCCCCATAGTAGCACTCAAAGCCAAAAACAATACCACAGCATCCATTCCTCCCCCGCCACCCCCGAAACTGACCACTCCCGTCGTCCGAGGTGCCATTGTAAAAAAGCAGCTTCCCCCGGCGGCACAAACGGTTGATCCTCGATCCGCCCTGCTTGATGCCATCCGTGGCTTCAACAAGAGCAAACTTCGCAAGGATCCATCTATCGAAGAGCAACCCTCACACTAA